CGTGAGCAGCCGCTTGCGCTCGGCCTCGACGTCGAAATCGGCCGGCGGCCAGCTCAACCCGAGTGCCTCCAGCGCGGCGATCAGCAGTTCGGTGACCGCCAGCCGGCCGTACCAGCGACGATCGGCGGGCAGCATGTGCCAGGGCGCGTACTCGGTCGAGGTGCGCTCGAGCATCGCCTGGTACGCCTCCTGGTAGCGCGGCCAGTGCTGCCGCTCGTCGACATCGCCGGGGTTGTACTTCCAGTGCTTGGTGGGGTCGTCGAGCCGCTCGAGCAGCTGCTCCTTCTGCCTGCCGAGCGAGATGAACATCGCGACCTTCACCAAAGTCGTTCCGGCGTCGACGAGTTCGCGCTCGAACGCGTTGATCTCGTCGTACCGCGGCTCCCACACCTCGGGCGGCACCAGGTTGTGCACCCGCACGATCAGCACGTCCTCGTAGTGCGACCGGTCGAACACCCCGATGTGTCCGGCCGGCGGCAGCGCCCGGCGGATCCGCCACAGGAAGTGGTGCGCCAACTCCTCCTCGGTCGGCCTGCCGAACGCGGTGTAGCGCACACCCATCGGGTTGACCGCGCCCACAACGTGTTTGACGATCCCGCCCTTACCGGCGGCGTCCATGCCCTGCAGCACCAGCAGTACCGAGCGGTGGTCGCCGGCAGCCTTCCAGTTGGCGTAGAGCATCTCCTGCAGCTCGGCGAGCCGGGCGCTGCGCTCGGCCTGCAGCTCCGCCGCGTCGGCCTTGCCCCCGTCGAATCCGGGGGTGGCGGCGGTGTCGAAATCGGCCA
The window above is part of the Mycolicibacterium hassiacum DSM 44199 genome. Proteins encoded here:
- a CDS encoding polyphosphate kinase 2 family protein, with protein sequence MSRLARIPELLRFRPGMTVADFDTAATPGFDGGKADAAELQAERSARLAELQEMLYANWKAAGDHRSVLLVLQGMDAAGKGGIVKHVVGAVNPMGVRYTAFGRPTEEELAHHFLWRIRRALPPAGHIGVFDRSHYEDVLIVRVHNLVPPEVWEPRYDEINAFERELVDAGTTLVKVAMFISLGRQKEQLLERLDDPTKHWKYNPGDVDERQHWPRYQEAYQAMLERTSTEYAPWHMLPADRRWYGRLAVTELLIAALEALGLSWPPADFDVEAERKRLLTT